A portion of the Colius striatus isolate bColStr4 chromosome 1, bColStr4.1.hap1, whole genome shotgun sequence genome contains these proteins:
- the TCP11L2 gene encoding T-complex protein 11-like protein 2 isoform X1: protein MPLNDDQSSDSDSSRLSESTASSSDSEYSRQSFNSDSSSKPSSPASSPPKIITFDELMAAAKNLSDLTLAHEIAVNANFCIKHEDLPQNSFAGTVKQIVHKAFWDHLESELNEDPPEYEHAIKLFEEIKEILLSFLTPGANRIQNQICEVLDTDLIRQQAEHNAVDIHGLANYIINTMGKLCAPIRDNDIKQLKATDNIVELLRQIFRVLDLMKVDMANYTIQNLRPYLQRNLVDYERTKFQEILEETPSALDLTTEWIKESIEDELSSVSDESSSSPGADSSSKPIISPTLVLNNGYLKLLQWDYRKTIPETLITDEVRLQELREKLNQLKIIACISLITNNMVGAAIVDGPDFAEHLKRISVPLLEGMSKKTFDLKEALNAIGVQVCSKVNRCLTERGLPTLNEEMQSNLMGQIAHIVEENNPVTSLIDKRIQLFMRSLLALPNFQKCMPTMPGGLSVIQTEMEFVGSQYASIVNFNKQVYGPFYANILRKLLFPEAPMRKEETETPTN, encoded by the exons ATGCCTCTCAATGATGACCAGAGCAGCGATTCAGATTCTTCGCGCCTCTCGGAAAGCACAGCTTCTTCTAGCGACTCTGAATATTCAAGGCAGAGCTTTAACAGTGATTCTTCAAGCAAACCCAGTTCCCCAGCGT CAAGCCCTCCCAAGATTATTACATTTGATGAACTGATGGCAGCTGCAAAAAATCTGTCAGACTTGACTCTAGCTCATGAAATTGCTGTAAATGCAAATTTTTGTATAAAACATGAAGACTTACCACAGAACAG CTTTGCAGGCACGGTGAAACAAATTGTACACAAGgcgttttgggatcatttggaaTCAGAACTGAATGAAGATCCTCCAGAATATGAACATGCTATCAAGCTCTTTGAGGAAATTAAGGAG attctcctttccttcctgaCTCCTGGAGCAAACAGGATCCAAAATCAAATTTGTGAAGTTCTAGACACAGATCTCATAAGACAGCAGGCAGAACATAATGCTGTTGATATTCATGGGCTAGCTAACTATATCATCAACACTATGGGAAAGCTGTGTGCTCCAATAAGAGACAACGATATAAAACAGTTAAAGGCAACTGACAATATTGTAGAATTACTGAG GCAAATATTCCGTGTTTTGGACCTGATGAAAGTAGATATGGCAAATTACACAATTCAAAACCTGAGGCCGTACCTTCAGCGTAATTTGGTGGACTATGAAAGAACAAAATTCCAGGAAATTCTTGAAGAAACACCAA GTGCCCTGGATCTCACAACAGAATGGATAAAGGAGTCTATAGAAGATGAATTGTCATCTGTTTCCGATGAATCTTCATCATCCCCTGGTGCTGATAGTAGTTCTAAACCAATTATTAGTCCTACACTGGTGCTAAACAATGGCTACTTGAAACTGTTACAATGGGATTATCGCAAAACAATTCCAGAG ACTCTAATAACAGATGAAGTTCGTCTTCAAGAGTTGAGAGAAAAGCTCAATCAATTGAAAATCATAGCTTGTATTTCTCTCATAACAAACAATATGGTGGGAGCAGCGATTGTAGATGGGCCTGATTTTGCTGAGCATCTGAAAAGGATCTCTGTTCCCCTTCTTGAAGGCATGAGTAAGAA aACTTTTGATTTGAAGGAGGCTCTGAATGCTATTGGTGTCCAGGTTTGCAGCAAAGTGAACAGGTGTCTAACTGAAAGAGGTCTTCCCACTCTTAATGAAGAAATGCAGAGCAACTTAATGGGTCAGATCGCTCATATTGTTGAGGAGAATAATCCTGTCACTTCCTTGATTG ACAAACGAATCCAGCTCTTCATGAGGAGCTTGCTTGCTCTTCCGAATTTCCAGAAGTGTATGCCTACTATGCCAGGAGgcctttctgtgattcagacAGAGATGGAGTTTGTTGGATCGCAGTACGCAAGCATTGTGAACTTTAATAAACAAGTGTATGGACCATTCTATGCAAACATACTGAGAAAATTGCTTTTTCCTGAGGCACCAatgaggaaagaagaaacagaaacaccTACCAATTAA
- the TCP11L2 gene encoding T-complex protein 11-like protein 2 isoform X2 — translation MAAAKNLSDLTLAHEIAVNANFCIKHEDLPQNSFAGTVKQIVHKAFWDHLESELNEDPPEYEHAIKLFEEIKEILLSFLTPGANRIQNQICEVLDTDLIRQQAEHNAVDIHGLANYIINTMGKLCAPIRDNDIKQLKATDNIVELLRQIFRVLDLMKVDMANYTIQNLRPYLQRNLVDYERTKFQEILEETPSALDLTTEWIKESIEDELSSVSDESSSSPGADSSSKPIISPTLVLNNGYLKLLQWDYRKTIPETLITDEVRLQELREKLNQLKIIACISLITNNMVGAAIVDGPDFAEHLKRISVPLLEGMSKKTFDLKEALNAIGVQVCSKVNRCLTERGLPTLNEEMQSNLMGQIAHIVEENNPVTSLIDKRIQLFMRSLLALPNFQKCMPTMPGGLSVIQTEMEFVGSQYASIVNFNKQVYGPFYANILRKLLFPEAPMRKEETETPTN, via the exons ATGGCAGCTGCAAAAAATCTGTCAGACTTGACTCTAGCTCATGAAATTGCTGTAAATGCAAATTTTTGTATAAAACATGAAGACTTACCACAGAACAG CTTTGCAGGCACGGTGAAACAAATTGTACACAAGgcgttttgggatcatttggaaTCAGAACTGAATGAAGATCCTCCAGAATATGAACATGCTATCAAGCTCTTTGAGGAAATTAAGGAG attctcctttccttcctgaCTCCTGGAGCAAACAGGATCCAAAATCAAATTTGTGAAGTTCTAGACACAGATCTCATAAGACAGCAGGCAGAACATAATGCTGTTGATATTCATGGGCTAGCTAACTATATCATCAACACTATGGGAAAGCTGTGTGCTCCAATAAGAGACAACGATATAAAACAGTTAAAGGCAACTGACAATATTGTAGAATTACTGAG GCAAATATTCCGTGTTTTGGACCTGATGAAAGTAGATATGGCAAATTACACAATTCAAAACCTGAGGCCGTACCTTCAGCGTAATTTGGTGGACTATGAAAGAACAAAATTCCAGGAAATTCTTGAAGAAACACCAA GTGCCCTGGATCTCACAACAGAATGGATAAAGGAGTCTATAGAAGATGAATTGTCATCTGTTTCCGATGAATCTTCATCATCCCCTGGTGCTGATAGTAGTTCTAAACCAATTATTAGTCCTACACTGGTGCTAAACAATGGCTACTTGAAACTGTTACAATGGGATTATCGCAAAACAATTCCAGAG ACTCTAATAACAGATGAAGTTCGTCTTCAAGAGTTGAGAGAAAAGCTCAATCAATTGAAAATCATAGCTTGTATTTCTCTCATAACAAACAATATGGTGGGAGCAGCGATTGTAGATGGGCCTGATTTTGCTGAGCATCTGAAAAGGATCTCTGTTCCCCTTCTTGAAGGCATGAGTAAGAA aACTTTTGATTTGAAGGAGGCTCTGAATGCTATTGGTGTCCAGGTTTGCAGCAAAGTGAACAGGTGTCTAACTGAAAGAGGTCTTCCCACTCTTAATGAAGAAATGCAGAGCAACTTAATGGGTCAGATCGCTCATATTGTTGAGGAGAATAATCCTGTCACTTCCTTGATTG ACAAACGAATCCAGCTCTTCATGAGGAGCTTGCTTGCTCTTCCGAATTTCCAGAAGTGTATGCCTACTATGCCAGGAGgcctttctgtgattcagacAGAGATGGAGTTTGTTGGATCGCAGTACGCAAGCATTGTGAACTTTAATAAACAAGTGTATGGACCATTCTATGCAAACATACTGAGAAAATTGCTTTTTCCTGAGGCACCAatgaggaaagaagaaacagaaacaccTACCAATTAA